CGCCTGCAGATGATCGGCAAGAATCACATCTATGTGGACGAGGGCGATATCCCGGAAGGGGAGTGGGTGCATGAGAACGAGGCTGCCCGCACCTTCGGACGGATCATGGCCGGGGGCGGTATCTGTACCGACGGCGAGCCGAAAGAGGGCAAGGTCACCCTGCTCGCCGAACATGACGGTGTTTTGGTCAGCGATCTTGAAATGATGAATCGTTTCAACCTCGTGCCTGACGTCATGGTCGCGGCCCGTAAGAGCGGCACTCTGGTTAAGGAAGGTGCACGCATTGCCGGAACACGGGCCATTCCGCTCTATCTTTCCCGCGAGAATTTTTCCCGCGCTGTTTCCGCGTTGAACGGCGATCCGCTGTTCAAGGTGCTTCCCCTTAAGCGCAAGAAAGTCGGCATCCTCATCACCGGAGATGAAGTCTTCAACGGGTTGATCGACGATAAATTTGAGTCTGTCATCACTGCAAAGGTGCAGGCACTGGGCTGCGAGGTTATCCGCTCTGTCATTAAGCCGGACAACCGCGAGGAAATCCGCGATGCGGCCCTCTCCCTTATGGAAGACGGTTGTGACCTGCTCATCACAACCGCGGGGATGTCTGTCGATCCTGATGACGTGACCCGCCACGGCCTGGTGGATGCCGGAGTATCCGACCTCCTTTATGGTGCTCCGGTACTCCCCGGCACCATGCTCCTGCTGGCTAAAGCCGGCAATGCGAGGGTGATCGGGGTTCCGGCCTGCGCGCTTTTTTTCAAGACCACAAGTCTGGATCTGGTCCTGCCCAAGGTGATTGCGGGGCAGGAAATCACCCGCAGTGATCTCGCGTCATTTGCTGACGGCGGCTACTGCATGGAGTGCAAGGTCTGCACATTCCCCAAATGTCCTTTCGGAAAATAGGAGGCGAGTATGCATAAGAATCTTGACCCGCCTGAAATGGGTGGGACAGCGGCACTGGCAGATATGGATTCCCATAAACCCACTATCCGGCTGCATCTCTGGCTGGAAGGAGGCGAGGGTGTTTTCTTCGGCTACGGCAGGCTGCTTCTGTTGGACAAGATTGAAACCTGCGGCTCGCTAAAAAAAGCATCCGAAGAGCTGGGCATGTCCTACCGCGCTGCATGGGGCAAGATTAAACAGACCGAACAGGTGCTCGGTTTCCAGCTTATGGAGCGGGCAGGCAGCAGGCGCAGCGGCTACCGCCTGACCGAAGCCGGACGGGTTGTTCGGGACAAATATTTGGAATGGTTCAATAAGGTTGAACAGGATGCCCGCGCAAGGGCGGAGGAAATCTTCCCTTGGAAGTCACGGAGCTTCGGAGAGAGTTGAAATTATCAGCCCTTGCATGGATGATCATGCAAGGGTTTTTTTCCTGATTTTTATGACTACGCCTTCCAGCCCGGACCTTTCACAACAATTTCATTCAGCACCCGGCCCATTTCCGGGCTTTCCATCATCCCGGTCACCACTTCGATATAACAGCCGCTGTCTGCTGTTGCGGCCTTCTGCAAAGCCTCGTCAAGTTCGCCATTGGTGGTCACTTTTGCGCTGAACCAGCCGTCCATGCCCAAAGCTTCGGGCAGTTTGCTGTAATTCCATTGCGCCAGATCATTATAATAAATGTACGGATCTTCGCAGAGCAGCCGCTCGATGAGATAGCCGTCATTATTCACGCAGATGATTACGGGCTTGAGCTTGAAACGCGCAAACTGGCAGATCTCCTGTACAGTCATCTGGTGCGCGCCTTCCCCGGTAAGCAGCAGGGTGCGGCGGTCCGGGGAAGCCATGGCCGCGCCGAAGGCAGCTGGAGTAGCCCAGCCGATGGAACCCCATAGGGTCTGGTTGAAGAAGACAGCATCCTCGGGCAACCGGGAATTGACCAGCCCCATGGAGGCGGTTCCGGTTTCCCCCATGATGATGTCGCCCGCTGCGAAAAAGCGTTCAATGCGCGGATAGAGGGATTCAGCTGTGATTTCATCGTCCGGCTTGCCCACGGGATCACCCAGCCCCTGCGGGGTCATGGGTATGGGCAGGGAGAGTTTTCCTATGCGTGCGCAAAGTTCGCGCAGCACATCTTCCAGAAGCAGATTATGGTAGACCGCATGCCCTATGCAGACCCGGTCGGGATGGATTTTGATTTCGCGGTCGGGGTCGATATTTACAGTAAAGGCCCCGGTGTTGATGTCCGAACGGATGGTGCCGAAACTGACCACCAGATCAGCTGATTCAACGGTCCGGCACACTTCTTCATCAAGGATGCGCCCGTTGTAGACCCCGATGAAATTGGGATGCGTCTCGGAAAGCGTGCCCTTGGCCATGAACATGGAGGTAAAGGGAATGCCTGATTTATCAATGAATTCCAGCATGGGCTTATGCAGTTCATAGCGTCCGATAAGCGCACCGACCATGGCGATGCCGTTTTTCGATTGCTCCAGCCTTTCAAGAATCAAAGGAATGATTGTTTCAAGGGTATCCTGATCGCTCACAGGCATGGGCAGGGTATGCGGCTTGGTGCAGCCCAGTTCTTTGAGTGCTTCATCCGCAGGAACCGCGATGTACACTGGTTGCTTTTTGCTCAGCGCGGCATTGATGCAGCGTTCCACCTCGGCCACGGTGTTTTCAGCGGTAAGGATGGTGCTGGCGCAAACCACAGGTTGGGTCATCTTATGAAAAAGGTCGAATTCACCGTTGCCAAGTGTGTGATGGATGAGGTTGCCGTTACGCTGCACCGAGCATTTGGGCATGCCCACAATATGGAAGACAGGCAGGTTTTCGGCATAGCATCCGGCAATACCGTTAATTGCGCTCAGTTCGCCCACACCGTAGGTGGTGCAGACAGCGGATTTACCCTTGATGCGGGCGTAGCCGTCTGCGGCATAGGCGGCATTGAGTTCGTTACAACAGCCGATCCAGTTGAAGTCTGAATCATTGCAGAAGGCATCATTCACCGGAAAGGAATAGTCGCCCGGAACCCCGAAAATATCTGTTATTCCGATTTCTTTTAATCGCTCCAGCAGGTGCTGGATGACTGTCTGGGTCATGGGTGCTCCCCCCCTTATTGTTTTGGTAGCAGGGTAGTTTGATTATTGCTGCTATTTTGCCAGTTGGGGGAGGTTGTGTCCATGGGGATGACAAAAATATTCTCCTCAAGTGTTTACTCATCATCCATCAGTTGCAGCGGATGGTTTTATCTCTGTTCACCCAATATATTTTCCAGTATTATACAGAAGCTTCCCTTACTCATCCTGCGACTGGAGAATTGTCATGACACTACCCCCGCTCCCGGATATTCATGCTTTGGCAGTATTGGCCTTGACAGCTGTTGCATTGATATTATTCAGCCGGAAAAAGACTCCGCTGGAAACCTCCAGTCTGATTATTCTCCTGATTCTGACGGTTGGATTTGAGCTTTTCCCCTATCAATCAGGCGGTGAAACATTCCACGCCGTAAATTTCTTCTACGGATTCGGTAACGAAGCCCTCATTGCGGTATGCGCGCTCATGATTGCCGGGCAGGGGCTTTTGCGTACAGGATCGCTGGATCCCATGGGACGTATGCTGGCCCGGTTATGGAAAAAAAGCCCTTCCCTTTCGTTTTTACTGACTCTGCTGCTGGGGGCTTTCATCAGTGCCTTTATCAATAATGTCCCGGTGGTGGTTCTGCTGTTGCCGGTTCTCATCAGCGTATCGCTGCGGACCGGGGCTCCGGCTTCATCGGTACTTATGCCCATGGGCTTTTCCACTCTGCTGGGCGGAACCGCCACAACCATCGGAACCTCCACCAACCTGCTGGTGGTTTCCGTTGCAGCGGATATGGGGTTCAAGCGTCTGGAAATGTTTGATTTCGTGCTGCCCGCAGTCATCGCCGGATCCATCAGTATTCTGTATCTCTGGCAGATAGCCCCGCGCCTCATCCCAAAAATAGACATTACCCTGACCGACAGGTCTCCGCGAATTTTTACCGCCCATCTGGAAGTTACCGAGAACAGTCCTTTGGTAGGCAATCCTCTCTCAAAGGCTTTTGAACTTACCGATAATGCCATGAAGGTTTCGGCAATTGAACGTGGCGAAGGAAAGCCGATCTACCTGCATCCGGGAGCCATCCTGCAAACAGGGGATCACCTTGTAATAAATGACACCCCGGATCAGCTCAAAGAGTTTGAAAAGGTACTGCACGGCACGCTTTTTCCTGTGGGATCAAACGTTCCCATTGATTCCAAGACACCACTCGAAGCGACTGACCAGCAGATCGCGGAAATCGTAATCTATCAAGGCTCACCGCTGAAAGGCACGACTTTGAAGAAATACCATTTCGCCCAGCGCACGGGCATGACAACCCTTGCCATTCACCGTTCCGGGAAGAAGCTGAAACGTTATCTGGATAAGATAAGCGACATAAAATTGAAGCAGGGTGATATTCTCCTTGTGCAGGGAGCGCGGGAGAGAATTACGGAACTTAAAAAGAACACCAAGGTGCTGGTCCTGGATTCCACAATGGATCTCCCGTATTCCCGAAAGGTCCATCTGGCACTTAGCATCATGCTGGGAATAATACTGACCGCCGCTTTCGGCATACTGCCCATCGCCATCAGCGCACCATGCGGAGCATTGTTCATGATCCTGACCGGATGCATAACATGGCGGGACGCCACACGCGCACTGAACGTGCAGGTGGTGCTGATTGTGGTCACAAGTCTGGCTCTAGGCAAAGCCATGCTGATTACAGGGGGCGCGGACTATCTGGGTAAATTGTTCGTAGCACTCAGCGGCGATGCTCCCGCAGCTTTGATTCTCAGCGGGCTGATGCTGCTTATGGCTATTTTCACCAACATAATTTCCAACAATGCAACAGCCGTAATCGGAACCCCCATCGCGCTCTCCATTGCCCAGCAGCTGAATCTGGACCCGGAACCCTTCATACTGGCTGTCCTCTTCGGGGCCAACATGAGTTTTGCCACTCCCATGGCGTACAAAACCAACCTGCTGGTCATGAACGCTGGGGAATATTCCTTCGCGGATTTTTTGCGGGTGGGGACGCCGCTGGTTTTGCTTATGTGGGGTGTGTTGTCGGTGGTTTTGCCTGTGATTTATTTGTAGAGGGGATAAAAAAGACCTCGCACTGGAGTACGAGGTTTTTGCAACTTGATTAGCTGGAGAGGCTACAAAGCGTCTTTAATGGATTCGCGGTATTCTTTGATATCCTGCTCGGTTACTTTGAGGTGTTTAACTTCGCCATCGACTTTGACAACTATGGGAGTGTTCGTTTAGAGGGCGGTTTCCCGTGCTTTGAGGGCAGAACGCTTTAATGCTTTTTCTATTAATGTCAGCATTTCGTTGTTGGTGTCTTTAGTCATTTTGATTTCCTCCAAAGTCGATCAGGTGTGGACCTGTTTTTCATATTATCAAACAGAAACCATTCATCCACAAGTTTTTTGTATGTAGGAAAATTTTTTAATCCATTTTGGAAGCGTCTTTTGATGACATCCACTGGAATATCATGCCCGCCCTGAGAGACCCGGTAGGCTACGCGATCAATGGCGGCCTGTTCATTCTCAAGTGCTAAGAATACCAGAGCGACTTTGTATCCTTGGTTCTGCCACTTGGGGACTTTTTACCCACCCACCAAAACAACCCGCTCCCGCTCAATATTTTTCCGGAATTCATCAGGCACAGTGTCCCAGACAAACAAATCCACGATAAAAGGCAGATCGCTTTCCTCAAATGCTTCTTTTAAGTTGTAGACGGCTTTTTTCTGATCAGCAGAAGCAAAAGCTACAAGGTCCAAGTCGGATTGTGGACGGGCAGAGCCTGTAGCGCGGGACCCGTATGCCCAGATGGTGGTGTCCGGCAGATGGGTTTCAATCAGTGAAAGAATTATCTTCAACTGCGTGGGGCTGACATCAATTTTCGGCATTATTCCCACGTTTCCTTTGAAATCTTTTTGTATAACTCGACCACATCATTATAAAAATCATCCACAATATCTAAGATGGCGTCTGCCTTGTCCCCGGAGTAATCGTGCGAGGTATCATTACGGGCATTGATGTACCCGAGCCAGTTTTCAACATTGGTGATAAGGTCCGCAGTGAACGCAAAACGCATCATCGGTTTCGGTCCCATGGTTTTAACTTCAACGTATCCTTCTTCGGACAAATGCCGCTTGCAGCTTTTCCAAGCCAGTTCCAGCGTGTATTCAAAACGTTTGACCAATGAATCCTGCACAGCATCTTTTGTTATTTCGTCAAGATCGGCAGACCCTTCATTGTATTTACGGAGCATCTCCTCAAAGCGGAGGATTGCTTTTTTGAACTGTGTGTAATCCATAACCATCTCTCAAAAGTGGCGCAAGCTGTGCCGTTTTTTATTTGCTGGGAATATTTTGGAATTCGGCTGCAACTTGTTGCAAATTGCGGCCTTTTATCCGGTTTACCTTACGAGAAATGCGAAGGCAATTTCTAAATAGAAGAACAATCCCAATCCTTACTATTATCTATAAATCTACCCATCGACTCCGCTCAGTCATTAAGTAAGCTGCTCAGCTTAAAAATAATACTCATATGTGCTAAATCTAACATATTGCATTTATTGACTTTATTTCACGCATAAGATTCTATGGAACCATCAAAGAAATTGTCAGGATTCCAGCCGGTTTAAATGCCGGATGAAAACCTGATTAAACTGAGGAGGTTCCATGAATATTTCACGGCGAGGGTTCATGAAACTTGCGGGCGTCGGTGTCGCAAGTATCGGTATGAGCCAGCTGGGACTGGATCTCACGCCTACGCAGGCTTATGCTGCGGGGCTGAAGATCAAGGGCGCGAAGGAAGTTATTTCCATCTGTCCTTTCTGTTCGCTGAGCTGCCATTTTATCGCCCATGTGAAGGACGGCAAGATCGTCAGCACTGAGGGTGATCCGGATTACCCGGTCAGTGAAGGTGCTCTTTGTGCGAAGGGTGCTGCTATGCTTTCCATGCATAACAACCACCACCGCATTGAAAAGCCCCTTTACCGTGCTCCCTACAGCACTAAATGGGAAGAAAAGAGCTGGGACTTTGTGCTTGACCGCATTGCCCGCCGCGTAAAGGAAACACGTGATGCTGACTTCAAACGTTTCAATGCCAAGGGGCAGGAAGTCAACCGTGTAGAATCAATTTTCCATCTCGGTACATCACAGATGGATAACGAGGAGTGTGCAGTCGTCCATCAGGGTGTGCGCGGCCTCGGCCTGGTGCATTTTGATCACCAGGCGCGTATCTGACACAGCGCAACAGTTGCGGCTCTGGCAGAGTCGTTCGGGCGCGGTGCGATGACAAACCACTGGTGCGATATTGAAAACGCGGATTCTATCCTGATTATCGGTAGTAACGCTGCGGAGCACCATCCTATCTCCTTCAAATGGGTACTGCGGGCCAAGGACAAAGGCGCCAAGGTCATGCATGTAGACCCCAAATTCTCACGTACCTCTGCGAGAAGTGATTTTCACGTTCCTCTCAGATCCGGTACCGATATCGCTTTCATGGGCGGTATGATCAATTACGTTCTTGAGAACGATCTCTACTTCAAGGAATACGTTACCAACTACACCAACGCGGCTTTTATCGTCGGTAAGGACTTCAAGTTCTCCCGCGGTCTGTTTACCGGATATGATAAAAATGCGCGTAAGTACGATAAGTCCAAATGGGCTTTCGAAACGGATAAGAACGGCGTTCCCAAGCGGGACGAATCCCTGAAGAATTCCCGCTGTGTATTCCAGATGCTCAAGAAGCATTACTCCCGCTACAGCCTGTCCAATGTTTCCAAGACCACCGGTGTCTCCAAAGACAACCTGCTCAAGGTCTACAAGGAATACTCCGGCACAGGTAAACGCGATAAGGCCGGAACCATCATGTACGCCCTTGGCTGGACCCAGCACACTGTGGGCGTGCAGAATATCCGTTCCAGTGCCATTCTCCAGCTTCTGCTCGGTAACATCGGTGTGGCCGGCGGCGGTATCAACGCCCTGCGCGGTGAGCCTAACGTACAGGGTTCCACTGACCACTGTATCCTCTGGCACATCCTGCCCGGTTACCTGCCCATGCCTAAAGCAAGCATGGGTTCCTTTGAGGAATACACCAAGGCAACTACTCCGGTCTCCAAAGACCCGCAGAGTGCCAACTGGTGGCAGCATAAGCCCAAGTACATGGCCTCCCTGCTCAAGGGCTGGCGCGGCGATAATGCCACTGCCGAGAACGGCTTCGGTTACCAGATGCTGCCCAAGGCGGATGACGGCGAAGATTATTCCTACCTCTTCATCTTCGACCGCATGTACCGCGGCGACATCAAGGGTGGTTTCGCATTCGGAACCAACCCGGCCATGAGTGTTCCCAACTCCAACAAGGCCCGTAAGGCCCTTGATAACCTCGACTGGCTGGTAGTGGGTGAGATTCACCACACCGAGACCTCCGATAACTGGCACCGTCCGGGTGTTGATCCCACCAGCATGAAGACTGAAGTCTTTATGCTGCCTTCCGCCCAGCGTGCGGAAAAAGCGGGTTCCATCAGCTCCTCCGGCCGCTGGCTGCTCTGGCACTACGAAGCCGCACGCCCCATGGGCGAATCCAAGAGCATGGGTGAGATGTACGTGGACATCATCAACCACGTACGCCGCCTCTACAACAAAGAGAACGGTGTTTACCCCGAGCCTCTGCTTACTCTTGACTGGCCTTCCTATTATGATCCCGAAGATGTTGCCCAGCGCATCAACGGCCGCTTCACCAAGGATATGGAATTCAAGGGCAAGAAATACAAAAAGGGCCAGCAGGTTCCTTCATTCGTAGCCCTCAAGGACGACGGTTCCACATCCTCCCTGAACTGGCTTTACGCGGGCAGTTACACCGAGGAAGCAGGCAACAAGGCCAAGCGTCGCAGTCTGGCACAGACTCCAATGCAGGCCAAGATCAACCTCTTCCCCAACTACGCATGGTGCTGGCCTGTCAACCGCCGCATCCTCTACAACAGAGCCTCTGTCGATCTTAACGGTAAACCTTATGCTCCTGAGAAAGCCGTTATCGAATGGAACGGTTCCAAGTGGATCGGTGACGTACCTGATGGCGGATGGCCGCCCATGGCTACCGGTAAGGGACGTTATCCCTTCATCATGCGCAAGGAAGGCCACGGGCAGCTCTACGGTCCCGGTCTGCAGGATGGTCCTTTCCCCGAGCATTACGAGCCGGTGGAAACTCCCATCTCCAGCCATCCGTTCTCACGCCAGCTGAACAGCCCGGTCTACAAGTACACTACCAGTGACCTCGACAAACTGGCTGAAGCCGCGGACGACCGGTACCCCATCGTCCTGACCACCTACAGCCTCACCGAACACTGGTGCGGCGGCGGTGATACCCGTAACACCCCGGCCCTGCTCGAAGCTGAACCGCAGCTTTATGTGGAAATGAGCCCCGAGCTGGCCAAAGAAAAGGGTATTGAAAACGGCGATCCGGTTGTCGTGGAATCAATTCGCGGCAGGGTTGAAGCCATTGCCATGGTTACCGTGCGTATGACCCCGTTCAAGATCAAGGGCCGTACCGTGCATGAAGTCGGTATGCCTTTCTGCTTCGGCTGGACTACCCCCGGATGTGGTGATGCCACCAACCGTCTTACCCCGTCGGTAGGTGACCCCAACACCACAATTCCTGAATACAAGGCCTCTCTGGTGAATGTTCGCAAAGCGAAAAAGCTCACCGAGATCGAAGAATAACCTGCAACCAAGGAGTAAAACATGCCTAAAGCATTCTTTGTAGATACCTCCAGATGTACGGCTTGCCGCGGTTGCCAGGTTGCCTGTAAGGAATGGCACGATCTGCCCGCAGTAAAAACCAAGCAGCGCGGAACCCATCAGAATCCGCCGGACTTGAACCCCTTCAACTATAAACTGGTCCGTTTCAGCGAGCACCGCATTAACGGCAAGGTCGAGTGGTATTTCTTCCCCGACCAGTGCCGCCATTGCGACGTGCCTCCCTGCAAGGACATTGCTGATGCATACGTCACCGGGGCCGTGGTTCAGGATGAAGAGACCGGAGCGGTCATCTTCACCGACCAGACCAAGCGTCTCGGTGCTGACGAGTGTCAGGAAATAACTGAAGCATGCCCCTACAACATTCCGCGCCGTAATACCGGCACAGGAATGCTGACCAAATGCGATATGTGTATTGACCGCCAGCAGGCCGGGCTGATCCCCGTCTGCGTCAAGACCTGTCCCACCGGAACCATGAACTTCGGTGAACGTGAAGAAATGGTCGCTATGGCTGAAAAAGCACTTGAGCGAGTCAAGAAAGACTACCCCAATGCCCAGATTATCGATGCTGATGAAGTCAACGTCATCTATCTGGTGCAGGATAAACCCGAACTCTACTACGAGTACGTCACTGCAGACGCTTCCGGCGTCGGCAACGGCGTAACCCGCAAAGAGTTCTTTGCAAAATTAGCCAAGCCTGCAAAACGCATGTTTGGATAGTTTGATGCCTCCGGCGGCTGGGGAGGGGGAAACTTTTTGTAAAAAGTTTCCCCCTCCCCAGACCCCACCCCCYTCCAAAACTTTTATTAGGCTTCGCCGCTTCGTTTGGAAGTTTTAAATAAATTTTGATTTCAGGAGCAAAATTTCATGAGTGGTACCACTAAGAAGAAACGTGATGTGCAGGCCGGGTTGCTGACCTTACGTAAAAGAATGCCTGCGTTGGAAAATATTTTTGATGCTTTCGGCCCGCTGGTGCTGGCTCAGGAAAAGGCGGAAGAAGTGCTGGCGGACTGGGATGGCTATGCCATTCCTGAATCTTATGCTCCGCGTTTTGAGCAGGGTGTGGCTCTGCTGGCGGATATGGAGTTGCCTGAACTCGGCGATAAATATCGCGAAGTGTTCATGTTGATGATTTCTGCTGTTGCTGAGGGGCTTCCCGCTCTGAACGGGCAGGTTGATGGGATTGTGGCGGCGATTGGCGAGGTGGAAAATTTAAATGATCTGGCTAAGGCCATCTGGGACGAAGATGGTAAGCTGCTGCATTCACTTGTGGAAGAGTGGCAGGTGGATGAGCAGATTCTGGCCTTTGTGGGGACTCTGGCCCTGAAACCGTTCATGGTCCGTATTGAGCCGGAAGCAGCCAAGGCGATTGAGAATATGAGCTGGCAGAAGGGGTATTGCCCGGTCTGCGGCACTTTCCCTGATCTGGCTTTGCTCCGTAAGTCCGGTGACGACAATGCTTACCTGAAGTCGCACGGCGGTCAGCGTTGGCTGCATTGCTCCGGCTGCGGTCACGAATGGCGATTCAAGCGCAACACCTGCCCGTGGTGCGAGAATGAGGATCATGAAAAAATGCGTTACCTGCAGGCTGAGGAACGCCAGAATGAGCGGGTGGATATCTGTAAAAAATGCAATCACTATTTCGTGACCCTTGATACCCGCGAGCTTGTGGAGCAGCCCGACCCGCGCGTAGCCCCGCTGGGGCTGGTGCATCTGGATATCAAGGCACAGGAGGAGAATTATCAGCCGCTGGCTGAGACTCCCTGGAATGTGTTGTAGAATTTTTAAGGGTTTAAAAACGGGAAACCGCCGCAGTCTTACGAGGTTGCGGCGGTTTTGTTGTTAGTGGGGATGGGGCGTAAGTTTTTTTAGAATTTTTGCTAAAGTTCCGTCTTTTTTGATCGTATCAAGACCATGCTGCATTCTTTCGACCACGTGATTTTCTGTCTTATTGTTGAAAGCGAAGTAGAATTCAGAGTTATGTAATGTTCTGATTACTTCAAGAGTGGATGTATTTATTCCCATTTTTTCGGCAGTGTAGAACACTACGTTTTCATTTGAAAAAATTGCATCAATCCGTCCGCGTTTCAGCTTTTCAAGCATTGAGTAGATTGAAGAAGATAGGTCAATTTGACTTTCAGGGTATCCGGCCACAAGTAATGTTTCATGAGATATACTGTTGCGCAAAACGGTAATTCTAAATTGGTTTAGCTTGTTTGTTTTATTAATATCCGCGGTTTTTTTTAAAGAGATTAGAGATATATTGTAATCCGCTATCGGGCCTACCCATTTGAACATATGCTCACGTTCCGGGCTGCGTATCACACTAAAAGCGCATACATTCTGGGTTGACCTGACAATTTTAAATGCTCTTGCCCCTGGGTAGAAGTGTATTGGCCGTGAAGGATTTTGGAGCTTTGCCGCTTTTAATACCGCATTGAGAATTTCAACACTTATGCCCGCCGGGATGCCGTTAAGTTTATAATTATATGGTGGTAAATCTTCTGTTACAAAGGTCGTTTTCTCGAGTGAATGGGCTTGCGCGCAACCGATTTGAACACAGATTATGGCGATAGTGCAGAGTAGTATTCTTTTAAGCATACAAAATCCTCTTTGATTCTTGTATAGCTTAAATAGAGTCTAAATTAAACGCCAAATTAAAATTATTCAAAAAATGAAGTCTATTCGAAAATGGCTGCTGTTAATCAAGAGGTGCAGGTAAATACGTTCTGGTCAGTCGGCTTGATTTCCATTCATGCATGGGAATGCATTACCCGTTTTTAAGTCCGCAAGCGTATTCACTTTTTCATCCGTATCATCAAGACCCAATAAATAAATACAGTTCCAGTTTCCTTCCCACAGACAATCGGCCTGCGGAGGGTTTTCGAGTTCCTTGCGGAAGTTCTCCGTTGCACCGATCAAGAGCATATTGACTTTGAACCCGGCCCGGTGTCCGCGCGGGTGGGTGTAGGCGAGGATGTAGATGCCGCCCTGTTCTGGGATAGGGCGGGTTTTAGCGAATATGCCGAAATTGTATTCTTTTCCGGATTTACCTGTGAAAGGCCAGTCTTTTTGCTTGAACATATTTTTCCTGTTTAGCTCTGAGGTGTAATTTTATGGTGCAGGGGAATAAACCAATATTCACGCTAAGTTCAGTTCAATGGAGTGACCTCAAGAGAAGTTGCCCTTGCTTTGGGTAGGAACTTTTGCTGAATTTCTTTCAGTTTGCCATTTCTGCGTATTGTATCTATGCCTTTTTGCATTCTGCGGACAACATAGTCCTCTGTGCTGTTGCTGAACGCAAAGTACATCCGGCCAAAATTAAGCACGTAGTTAATTTTAAATTTATCCCAGTCAAGATTACTTTTCTTTATTACATGGTGCAAAACATGTTCGTTCTCAAGGATAAGATCAATTCTTCCCTTTTGTAGCTTTTTTATCATTGCTGTGATGTCTGTGGATAATTCTATTCGTGTTCCTTCCGGGGCTTTTTGCAGTAACGTCTGATGCGATACTCCGGATCTGATGACTCCTACGGAGTATTTTTGGATGTCGGCAAAACTATTCATTTCAATATTGTCTTTTAAAGAAATGAGCGCAAAATTCACGTCCCCGATGGGGCCTGCCCATTTGAAAAGATGTTCCCGTTCTTTGTTTCGGACAGTGGCAAAGAGGCAGGTGTTTGGGGTTTTCAAGGTCATTTTGAAACCCCGTGCCCATGGGTAAACATGTATTTTAATGTTTCGCGGATTTATCCCGGCAGCACGAAGTGTCGCTCTCAGAATATCAACACTTAAACCCTGCGCTTCTCCGTTTACAGATGCAGTATATGGGGGCAGGTGCTCTGTTATGAAAAAAGTATTCTCAAGATTCTGGGCTTGTGCTGCTGCGGGGGCGCAGAGCATAAGCAGCAGTAAAACATTGATAAACGGGCGATTAAGCATTTAAGTCCTCACTTGCAGTATATATAACTTAAATGACATTAAAATTGAATGGGCATAAATCAGTTAATTGGACCCATGGGGGTTGATGCGGGGCGCGTTTCAGGTAGATAATTGTTTTGGATTCTGCTTAATTCTCCTGATTTGCGTATTTTGTCTATGCCGTCTTGCAGCTTTTGCACAATATGATCAGCTGTATTTTTATTGAAAGCAAAGTATGTTTGTCCAAAATTAAAGACATAGTGGATCTTATAA
This portion of the Desulfovibrio sp. JC010 genome encodes:
- a CDS encoding alpha-keto acid decarboxylase family protein encodes the protein MTQTVIQHLLERLKEIGITDIFGVPGDYSFPVNDAFCNDSDFNWIGCCNELNAAYAADGYARIKGKSAVCTTYGVGELSAINGIAGCYAENLPVFHIVGMPKCSVQRNGNLIHHTLGNGEFDLFHKMTQPVVCASTILTAENTVAEVERCINAALSKKQPVYIAVPADEALKELGCTKPHTLPMPVSDQDTLETIIPLILERLEQSKNGIAMVGALIGRYELHKPMLEFIDKSGIPFTSMFMAKGTLSETHPNFIGVYNGRILDEEVCRTVESADLVVSFGTIRSDINTGAFTVNIDPDREIKIHPDRVCIGHAVYHNLLLEDVLRELCARIGKLSLPIPMTPQGLGDPVGKPDDEITAESLYPRIERFFAAGDIIMGETGTASMGLVNSRLPEDAVFFNQTLWGSIGWATPAAFGAAMASPDRRTLLLTGEGAHQMTVQEICQFARFKLKPVIICVNNDGYLIERLLCEDPYIYYNDLAQWNYSKLPEALGMDGWFSAKVTTNGELDEALQKAATADSGCYIEVVTGMMESPEMGRVLNEIVVKGPGWKA
- a CDS encoding winged helix-turn-helix domain-containing protein, which codes for MHKNLDPPEMGGTAALADMDSHKPTIRLHLWLEGGEGVFFGYGRLLLLDKIETCGSLKKASEELGMSYRAAWGKIKQTEQVLGFQLMERAGSRRSGYRLTEAGRVVRDKYLEWFNKVEQDARARAEEIFPWKSRSFGES
- a CDS encoding SLC13 family permease encodes the protein MTLPPLPDIHALAVLALTAVALILFSRKKTPLETSSLIILLILTVGFELFPYQSGGETFHAVNFFYGFGNEALIAVCALMIAGQGLLRTGSLDPMGRMLARLWKKSPSLSFLLTLLLGAFISAFINNVPVVVLLLPVLISVSLRTGAPASSVLMPMGFSTLLGGTATTIGTSTNLLVVSVAADMGFKRLEMFDFVLPAVIAGSISILYLWQIAPRLIPKIDITLTDRSPRIFTAHLEVTENSPLVGNPLSKAFELTDNAMKVSAIERGEGKPIYLHPGAILQTGDHLVINDTPDQLKEFEKVLHGTLFPVGSNVPIDSKTPLEATDQQIAEIVIYQGSPLKGTTLKKYHFAQRTGMTTLAIHRSGKKLKRYLDKISDIKLKQGDILLVQGARERITELKKNTKVLVLDSTMDLPYSRKVHLALSIMLGIILTAAFGILPIAISAPCGALFMILTGCITWRDATRALNVQVVLIVVTSLALGKAMLITGGADYLGKLFVALSGDAPAALILSGLMLLMAIFTNIISNNATAVIGTPIALSIAQQLNLDPEPFILAVLFGANMSFATPMAYKTNLLVMNAGEYSFADFLRVGTPLVLLMWGVLSVVLPVIYL
- a CDS encoding FmdE family protein, with amino-acid sequence MNLEAAISQENSAPVRDDSIGPYTYDEFIDAARNFHGSPAPGLILGGYMMEEARRHLPEGAIFDAISETSWCLPDAVQMLTVCSTGNGWLRVKNLGVYALSLYDKYTGEGVRIRVDPEKLKDWPETESWFFKRRPKHEQDSVKLHAEIREAGASFCSVEAVQIKPEAMIKRSKGGITTCPICGDAYPGSFGAICRSCQGESPYISRDAGLKASTAPLPQGLKVVPVDEAEGKTAVHDMTRIVPGESKGPEFRKDHDFTAHDICRLQMIGKNHIYVDEGDIPEGEWVHENEAARTFGRIMAGGGICTDGEPKEGKVTLLAEHDGVLVSDLEMMNRFNLVPDVMVAARKSGTLVKEGARIAGTRAIPLYLSRENFSRAVSALNGDPLFKVLPLKRKKVGILITGDEVFNGLIDDKFESVITAKVQALGCEVIRSVIKPDNREEIRDAALSLMEDGCDLLITTAGMSVDPDDVTRHGLVDAGVSDLLYGAPVLPGTMLLLAKAGNARVIGVPACALFFKTTSLDLVLPKVIAGQEITRSDLASFADGGYCMECKVCTFPKCPFGK